In one window of Tumebacillus algifaecis DNA:
- the aspS gene encoding aspartate--tRNA ligase translates to MSEQQTLFRTHNAGELRKEHVGQSVVLNGWVQRRRDLGNLIFIDLRDRSGFAQAVFQPSEDEQHQLLMAQGDKLRSEFVIAVEGVVAAREAANTKIPTGEIEVKVTKIEILNAAKTTPFYIQDNIEVDENLRLKYRYLDLRRAEMQKIFLLRSKVTTYMRNFMDQNSFIEVETPILTKSTPEGARDYLVPSRVHPGEFYALPQSPQLFKQLLMVSGFERYYQIARCFRDEDLRADRQPEFTQIDIEQSFLSMEQFQAMMEELMTGVFKATIGVDIPRPFPRITYGEAMARYGSDKPDIRFGLELQDLTEQVRGSGFKVFNLAIENGGQVKCIVAPGCATYSRKQIDELEAFVKRYGAKGMAWIAVQEEGVKSPIAKFFSEEELAAIIERAGAQKGDLLLFAADSKKVVADSLGALRSKLGKELGLIDESEFKFIWVTEFPLLEHDEEANRYVAAHHPFTMPMEEDLHLLETDPANVRAKAYDLALNGFELGGGSMRIFNREIQERMFQALGFSLEEAWEQFGFLLEAFEYGTPPHGGIALGLDRMIMIMAGRQSLRDTIAFPKTTSASDLMTNAPSPVVIEQLDSLHIALGGKATTSIEKQEAEETEAK, encoded by the coding sequence ATGAGTGAACAACAAACATTGTTTCGCACGCACAACGCAGGCGAACTTCGCAAAGAACATGTAGGGCAATCGGTCGTCCTGAACGGCTGGGTACAGCGCCGCCGCGACCTTGGCAATCTGATCTTCATCGACCTGCGCGACCGTTCCGGCTTCGCACAAGCGGTTTTCCAACCGTCCGAAGATGAACAGCATCAACTGCTGATGGCACAAGGCGACAAGCTTCGCAGTGAATTTGTCATCGCGGTAGAAGGGGTAGTTGCTGCTCGTGAAGCAGCGAATACCAAGATCCCGACCGGGGAGATCGAAGTGAAAGTCACCAAGATCGAAATTCTGAACGCTGCGAAAACCACGCCATTCTACATCCAAGACAACATCGAGGTCGATGAAAACCTGCGTCTGAAATACCGCTACCTCGACCTGCGCCGCGCCGAGATGCAAAAGATTTTCCTGCTCCGCTCGAAAGTGACCACCTACATGCGCAACTTTATGGATCAGAACTCGTTTATCGAAGTCGAAACGCCGATCCTGACCAAATCGACGCCAGAAGGTGCTCGCGACTATCTCGTGCCGTCCCGTGTGCATCCAGGTGAGTTTTACGCTCTGCCGCAGTCTCCGCAACTGTTCAAGCAGTTGCTGATGGTCTCCGGTTTCGAGCGCTACTATCAAATCGCCCGCTGCTTCCGCGACGAAGACCTGCGTGCAGACCGCCAGCCGGAATTTACCCAAATCGACATCGAGCAGTCCTTCCTGTCGATGGAACAGTTCCAAGCGATGATGGAAGAGCTGATGACCGGCGTGTTCAAAGCGACGATCGGTGTGGACATCCCGCGTCCGTTCCCGCGCATCACCTACGGAGAAGCGATGGCTCGCTACGGTTCGGACAAACCGGACATCCGCTTCGGACTGGAACTGCAAGACCTGACAGAGCAAGTGCGCGGCTCCGGCTTTAAAGTGTTCAACCTGGCGATCGAAAACGGTGGGCAAGTCAAATGCATCGTAGCCCCAGGGTGTGCGACCTACTCCCGCAAGCAGATCGACGAACTGGAAGCGTTCGTCAAGCGCTATGGGGCGAAAGGCATGGCTTGGATCGCTGTGCAGGAAGAAGGGGTAAAATCCCCGATCGCCAAGTTTTTCTCTGAGGAAGAACTGGCTGCGATCATCGAACGGGCAGGCGCGCAAAAAGGCGACTTGTTGCTCTTTGCGGCTGACAGCAAAAAGGTGGTGGCCGACTCGCTTGGCGCCCTGCGTTCCAAGCTGGGCAAAGAGCTCGGCCTGATCGACGAGAGCGAGTTCAAGTTCATCTGGGTCACCGAGTTCCCGCTGCTTGAGCATGATGAGGAAGCGAACCGCTACGTGGCCGCTCACCATCCGTTCACGATGCCGATGGAAGAAGACCTGCACCTGCTGGAAACCGATCCGGCAAACGTCCGTGCCAAGGCGTATGACCTGGCCTTGAACGGTTTTGAGCTCGGCGGAGGCTCGATGCGGATCTTCAACCGGGAGATTCAAGAGCGCATGTTCCAAGCGCTCGGCTTTTCGTTGGAAGAGGCGTGGGAACAGTTCGGCTTCCTGCTGGAAGCGTTCGAATACGGCACTCCGCCGCACGGTGGGATCGCACTCGGACTCGACCGCATGATCATGATCATGGCTGGCCGTCAGTCTCTGCGCGATACGATCGCCTTCCCGAAAACGACGTCCGCATCCGACCTGATGACAAACGCACCGTCTCCTGTCGTCATCGAGCAACTCGACTCGCTGCATATCGCGTTGGGCGGGAAAGCGACGACCAGCATCGAAAAACAAGAGGCGGAAGAAACAGAAGCAAAATAG
- the map gene encoding type I methionyl aminopeptidase: MIELKSPSEIQVIREAGRIIAEIHREIAKMIRPGITTMEINDFADSYMRSKNAVPAQIGYHGYQYATCASVNDVVCHGFPSNYVLQDGDIVTIDMVALLDGLHADSAWSYAVGNVSDDARKLLDVTQECLFKGIDKAVVGNRIGDISNSIQLYAESLGYSVVREYIGHGIGRKMHEEPQVPHYGPAGRGQRLREGMVFTIEPMINIGKHGVTLDEKDGWTVRTADGSLTTQYEHTIAITADGPQILTVL, encoded by the coding sequence GTGATCGAATTGAAAAGCCCTTCTGAAATCCAAGTAATCCGTGAGGCGGGACGTATCATCGCCGAAATCCACCGCGAGATTGCCAAGATGATCCGCCCAGGCATCACGACGATGGAGATCAATGATTTTGCTGATTCGTACATGCGCAGCAAAAACGCGGTGCCAGCTCAAATCGGCTACCACGGTTACCAATATGCGACCTGCGCGTCGGTCAACGATGTGGTCTGCCATGGTTTCCCGTCCAACTACGTTTTGCAAGATGGCGATATCGTCACGATCGATATGGTCGCGCTGCTCGACGGACTGCATGCAGATTCGGCATGGAGCTACGCGGTCGGCAACGTTTCGGACGATGCGAGAAAACTGCTCGATGTGACGCAAGAATGCCTGTTCAAAGGCATCGACAAAGCGGTCGTCGGCAATCGTATCGGCGATATTTCCAACTCGATCCAACTTTATGCTGAATCGCTCGGCTATTCGGTCGTGCGCGAATACATCGGACACGGCATCGGGCGCAAGATGCATGAGGAGCCGCAAGTACCGCATTACGGACCAGCCGGACGCGGACAACGCCTGCGCGAAGGGATGGTCTTCACGATCGAACCGATGATCAACATCGGCAAGCACGGGGTTACGCTCGACGAAAAAGACGGCTGGACGGTCCGCACCGCCGACGGGTCGCTGACGACACAGTACGAACATACGATTGCAATCACAGCGGACGGACCGCAAATTTTGACCGTTCTTTAG
- a CDS encoding threonine aldolase family protein: MRIDLRSDTVTKPTEAMRKAMYEAEVGDINMFEDPTVLKLEEMAAERLGKEAAILVTSGTQGNQVAILSQTGRGDEIIVEASSHIVMLEGAAHAVLAGVQPRQVPGKRGVMNPDDVRAAIRPMIDPHYPKSAMICVENTHNFHGGVIVPNDNLAQLQEIAQEAGIRMHMDGARVFNAAVASGLPVSEITKYVDTVQVCFTKGLGAPVGSILAGDQETINTARHWRKRLGGTMRQAGVVAAPMLISLTEMVDRLAEDHANARLLAEGLANIEGVEINLDDIDTNMIYFSMKEDGPITARDLLIGCYHEGVMGGMMTPGQIRFVTHHEVTTDDIHKALEVINRVAKSKVTA; encoded by the coding sequence ATGAGAATCGATTTGCGCAGTGATACCGTAACCAAGCCGACAGAAGCGATGCGTAAGGCGATGTACGAGGCGGAAGTGGGGGACATCAACATGTTTGAGGACCCGACCGTACTGAAGCTAGAAGAGATGGCGGCAGAACGCTTGGGCAAGGAAGCGGCGATTCTTGTCACCTCCGGCACGCAAGGAAACCAAGTGGCGATCTTGTCGCAAACAGGTCGCGGCGATGAGATCATCGTCGAGGCGTCTTCGCATATCGTGATGCTCGAAGGCGCGGCGCATGCTGTGCTCGCAGGTGTTCAACCGCGTCAGGTTCCGGGCAAGCGCGGCGTGATGAACCCAGATGATGTGCGTGCAGCCATTCGTCCGATGATCGACCCGCACTATCCAAAATCGGCGATGATCTGCGTCGAGAACACGCACAACTTTCACGGCGGTGTGATCGTCCCGAATGACAACCTCGCGCAATTGCAGGAGATCGCGCAAGAGGCGGGAATTCGGATGCACATGGACGGCGCGCGCGTCTTCAATGCTGCGGTCGCGAGCGGGTTGCCCGTCAGTGAGATCACCAAATATGTGGACACGGTGCAAGTTTGCTTCACCAAAGGCCTCGGGGCACCTGTTGGCTCGATCCTCGCAGGCGATCAAGAAACGATCAATACGGCGCGCCATTGGCGCAAGCGTCTGGGCGGTACGATGCGCCAAGCGGGTGTTGTCGCAGCTCCGATGCTGATATCGCTCACCGAGATGGTCGATCGTCTCGCCGAAGACCACGCCAATGCCAGACTGTTGGCAGAAGGGCTGGCCAACATCGAAGGCGTTGAGATCAACCTCGATGACATCGACACGAACATGATCTATTTTTCGATGAAGGAAGACGGTCCGATCACAGCACGAGATCTGTTGATCGGCTGTTACCACGAAGGTGTGATGGGCGGTATGATGACCCCAGGTCAAATCCGTTTCGTCACCCATCATGAAGTGACGACAGACGATATTCACAAAGCGCTGGAAGTGATCAACCGTGTTGCGAAAAGCAAAGTAACGGCGTAA